A stretch of Dama dama isolate Ldn47 chromosome 22, ASM3311817v1, whole genome shotgun sequence DNA encodes these proteins:
- the LOC133043126 gene encoding small EDRK-rich factor 1-like yields the protein MACGNQGEVAHQKYVKKSQEISKGNRKAGSLTTSQRKQKESEIMQQKQKAANEKKAMQRRAKRRLFRKSECYC from the coding sequence ATGGCCTGTGGAAATCAAGGAGAAGTTGCCCATCAGAAATACGTAAAGAAATCCCAGGAGATTAGTAAGGGAAACAGAAAAGCAGGTAGTTTGACTACCTCTCAGAGGAAACAGAAGGAATCTGAGATCATGCAACAAAAGCAGAAGGCAGCCAACGAAAAGAAGGCTATGCAGAGAAGAGCAAAACGACGACTATTTAGAAAATCTGAGTGCTACTGCTAA